A region from the Malus domestica chromosome 07, GDT2T_hap1 genome encodes:
- the LOC103438800 gene encoding copper transport protein ATX1-like translates to MASQTTVLKVGMSCQGCVGAVKRVLGKLEGVESYDIDFDAQKVTVKSNLPPETVLQTVSKTGKKTAYWEAEAPAEPEAKPAEAVAAA, encoded by the exons ATGGCGTCTCAG ACTACGGTCCTCAAGGTTGGTATGTCATGTCAAGGCTGTGTTGGGGCCGTCAAACGGGTTCTTGGCAAGCTTGAAG GTGTGGAATCATATGACATTGATTTCGATGCGCAGAAAGTGACAGTGAAAAGCAATTTACCACCCGAGACAGTGCTGCAAACTGTTTCCAAAACTGGCAAGAAGACTGCTTATTGGGAAGCAGAAGCACCAGCAGAACCGGAAGCTAAGCCTGCAGAAGCTGTGGCGGCTGCTTAG
- the LOC103438841 gene encoding IQ domain-containing protein IQM3-like isoform X1 has product MAELSLDCYHGASATVVAVPHHTSHGQESTAAVKLQKVYRSYRTRRRLADSVLIAEQLWWQAIDYAKLNRSTVSFFDYHKSETAASRWSRISLIASKLGKGLSKDANAQKLAFQHWIEAIDPRHRYGHNLNFYHDEWCRCDAGQPFFYWLDIGDGKEVDLKDCSRSRLQQECIKYLGPQEREQFEYIIHEGTLVHGGTGHLLDTNLGMQDSKWIFVMSTSRKLYAGVKKKGSFHHSSFLAGGATLAAGRLAVENGRLKSVSAYSGHYRPSNENLGNFLAFLEENGVTLDEVQVLSPMEGNKSYDLSKMNQAGRTIGQTKDEQPELHASRVEELNQQSESCTFTQTKRTVTYQRTVTRNLRNLQIIVPTNEILQRIKPKKEASSCQFQDQLCSEWSTGVGQRTGSVAETL; this is encoded by the exons ATGGCTGAGCTTTCTCTGGATTGCTACCACGGTGCATCAGCGACAGTGGTGGCGGTTCCTCATCACACAAGTCACGGCCAGGAATCAACGGCGGCAGTGAAGTTGCAAAAAGTGTACAGGAGTTATAGAACCAGGCGTAGGCTAGCAGATTCGGTTCTTATTGCTGAACAGCTATG GTGGCAAGCCATAGATTATGCAAAGCTGAATCGGAGTACAGTTTCCTTCTTCGATTATCATAAATCCGAAACTGCAGCGTCACGGTGGAGTAGGATCAGTCTCATTGCATCGAAG CTGGGGAAAGGATTATCTAAGGATGCCAACGCACAAAAGTTAGCGTTCCAACATTGGATTGAAGCG ATTGATCCAAGACACCGTTATGGCCATAATCTGAACTTCTACCATGATGAGTGGTGTAGATGTGATGCTGGGCAACCATTTTTCTACTG GTTGGACATTGGAGATGGCAAGGAAGTTGATCTCAAGGATTGCTCAAGATCAAGGCTGCAACAAGAATGCATCAAATATCTAGGACCG CAAGAGAGGGAACAATTCGAATATATCATTCATGAAGGGACATTGGTGCACGGAGGAACAGGACATCTTCTTGATACAAATCTAGGAATGCAAGATTCTAAATGGATTTTCGTCATGAGCACCTCGAGGAAACTTTATGCTGGTGTG aagaagaagggatcATTTCATCATTCCAGCTTCCTTGCGGGAGGGGCGACCTTGGCTGCTGGAAGACTTGCAGTAGAAAATGGAAGGCTCAAG TCCGTGTCAGCATACAGCGGACATTATCGTCCAAGCAACGAAAACCTTGGCAACTTCCTCGCCTTCCTTGAGGAAAATGGAGTCACCCTTGATGAAGTCCAG GTACTTTCTCCAATGGAAGGCAACAAGAGCTACGATTTGAGCAAAATGAACCAAGCAGGAAGAACAATTGGACAAACAAAAGATGAACAGCCTGAACTTCATGCTTCCAGAGTCGAAGAACTAAATCAACAGTCTGAATCCTGTACATTTACACAAACAAAAAGAACGGTCACTTACCAAAGAACTGTAACTAGGAATCTCCGCAACCTCCAAATAATTGTGCCGACGAATGAAATATTGCAGAGGATCAAGCCCAAGAAGGAAGCaagttcatgccaatttcaGGACCAATTATGTTCAGAATGGTCAACAGGAGTAGGCCAGAGAACTGGATCTGTTGCAGAAACCCTCTGA
- the LOC103438841 gene encoding IQ domain-containing protein IQM3-like isoform X2 — MAELSLDCYHGASATVVAVPHHTSHGQESTAAVKLQKVYRSYRTRRRLADSVLIAEQLWWQAIDYAKLNRSTVSFFDYHKSETAASRWSRISLIASKLGKGLSKDANAQKLAFQHWIEAIDPRHRYGHNLNFYHDEWCRCDAGQPFFYWLDIGDGKEVDLKDCSRSRLQQECIKYLGPQEREQFEYIIHEGTLVHGGTGHLLDTNLGMQDSKWIFVMSTSRKLYAGVKKGSFHHSSFLAGGATLAAGRLAVENGRLKSVSAYSGHYRPSNENLGNFLAFLEENGVTLDEVQVLSPMEGNKSYDLSKMNQAGRTIGQTKDEQPELHASRVEELNQQSESCTFTQTKRTVTYQRTVTRNLRNLQIIVPTNEILQRIKPKKEASSCQFQDQLCSEWSTGVGQRTGSVAETL, encoded by the exons ATGGCTGAGCTTTCTCTGGATTGCTACCACGGTGCATCAGCGACAGTGGTGGCGGTTCCTCATCACACAAGTCACGGCCAGGAATCAACGGCGGCAGTGAAGTTGCAAAAAGTGTACAGGAGTTATAGAACCAGGCGTAGGCTAGCAGATTCGGTTCTTATTGCTGAACAGCTATG GTGGCAAGCCATAGATTATGCAAAGCTGAATCGGAGTACAGTTTCCTTCTTCGATTATCATAAATCCGAAACTGCAGCGTCACGGTGGAGTAGGATCAGTCTCATTGCATCGAAG CTGGGGAAAGGATTATCTAAGGATGCCAACGCACAAAAGTTAGCGTTCCAACATTGGATTGAAGCG ATTGATCCAAGACACCGTTATGGCCATAATCTGAACTTCTACCATGATGAGTGGTGTAGATGTGATGCTGGGCAACCATTTTTCTACTG GTTGGACATTGGAGATGGCAAGGAAGTTGATCTCAAGGATTGCTCAAGATCAAGGCTGCAACAAGAATGCATCAAATATCTAGGACCG CAAGAGAGGGAACAATTCGAATATATCATTCATGAAGGGACATTGGTGCACGGAGGAACAGGACATCTTCTTGATACAAATCTAGGAATGCAAGATTCTAAATGGATTTTCGTCATGAGCACCTCGAGGAAACTTTATGCTGGTGTG aagaagggatcATTTCATCATTCCAGCTTCCTTGCGGGAGGGGCGACCTTGGCTGCTGGAAGACTTGCAGTAGAAAATGGAAGGCTCAAG TCCGTGTCAGCATACAGCGGACATTATCGTCCAAGCAACGAAAACCTTGGCAACTTCCTCGCCTTCCTTGAGGAAAATGGAGTCACCCTTGATGAAGTCCAG GTACTTTCTCCAATGGAAGGCAACAAGAGCTACGATTTGAGCAAAATGAACCAAGCAGGAAGAACAATTGGACAAACAAAAGATGAACAGCCTGAACTTCATGCTTCCAGAGTCGAAGAACTAAATCAACAGTCTGAATCCTGTACATTTACACAAACAAAAAGAACGGTCACTTACCAAAGAACTGTAACTAGGAATCTCCGCAACCTCCAAATAATTGTGCCGACGAATGAAATATTGCAGAGGATCAAGCCCAAGAAGGAAGCaagttcatgccaatttcaGGACCAATTATGTTCAGAATGGTCAACAGGAGTAGGCCAGAGAACTGGATCTGTTGCAGAAACCCTCTGA
- the LOC103438840 gene encoding serine/threonine-protein kinase AGC1-5-like yields the protein MQQCVDDLVDNIDNLHVEYASTEAIDMTITTETNHSTSSNSGTAIRTTSSHITSTTKPHAPPSDPCWDAIQYKKSDGTGLSLDNLGLLRRLGSGDIGSVYLVELEGSDGCMFAAKVMDKEELAVRNKGNRARIEREILEMLDHPFLPTLYAWLESDKWSCLLTEFCPGGDLHVLRQCQPDKRFREASVRFYASEVVAALEYLHMMGIIYRDLKPENVLIRSDGHIMLTDFDLSLTTTDPTSTAQVVSDRDPPVTNRSDDPNKPNFGISSCILPSCMVPAAPNTHPKRKRKKNSGHRGMLEIVAEPINVRSMSFVGTHEYLSPEIASGEGHGNAVDWWTLGVFIFEMFYGVTPFKGTNHELTLANIMARALEFPKEPTVPGPAKDLIAQLLIKDPSRRLGSTMGATAIKHHPFFNGVNWALLRCNTPPNIPRPVACRDFAQAEKRKDNSVEYY from the exons ATGCAGCAATGTGTCGACGACCTCGTCGACAACATAGACAACCTTCACGTTGAGTATGCTTCTACCGAGGCCATTGACATGACCATTACTACCGAAACAAATCATAGCACAAGTTCGAATTCTGGAACCGCCATACGGACCACTTCAAGCCACATAACATCCACCACCAAACCCCACGCGCCGCCAAGCGATCCATGCTGGGATGCTATCCAATACAAGAAGTCCGATGGCACGGGGCTCAGCCTCGATAACCTCGGCCTCCTGCGCCGTCTAGGGAGCGGCGACATAGGGAGCGTGTACCTTGTGGAGTTGGAGGGTAGTGATGGGTGCATGTTTGCTGCCAAAGTGATGGACAAGGAGGAGTTGGCGGTTAGGAACAAAGGAAATAGGGCAAGGATAGAGAGGGAAATACTGGAAATGTTGGATCACCCATTTTTGCCCACGCTCTACGCCTGGTTGGAGTCCGATAAATGGTCTTGCTTGTTGACTGAGTTTTGTCCCGGCGGCGACCTCCATGTCCTCCGCCAATGCCAACCGGACAAACGTTTCCGTGAAGCTTCCGTCCG ATTCTATGCATCAGAAGTAGTTGCAGCTCTGGAGTACCTCCACATGATGGGAATAATATACCGTGATCTCAAGCCCGAAAATGTACTCATAAGATCAGACGGCCATATCATGTTGACCGACTTTGATCTCTCATTAACAACCACCGATCCAACATCAACCGCTCAGGTTGTTTCTGATCGGGACCCACCAGTCACCAACCGTTCCGATGATCCCAACAAGCCAAACTTTGGCATATCATCATGCATCCTACCAAGTTGTATGGTCCCGGCCGCACCAAACACACACCCAAAACGCAAACGCAAGAAGAATTCCGGCCACCGCGGGATGCTCGAGATCGTGGCGGAGCCTATCAATGTCCGGTCAATGTCATTCGTCGGGACCCATGAGTACTTGTCGCCGGAGATTGCATCAGGCGAAGGGCATGGCAATGCAGTAGATTGGTGGACTTTAGGTGTGTTCATATTTGAAATGTTCTACGGTGTGACACCCTTCAAAGGAACCAACCATGAGTTAACCTTAGCCAATATCATGGCTCGAGCACTTGAGTTTCCTAAGGAGCCCACCGTGCCCGGGCCCGCCAAGGATTTAATCGCCCAACTTTTGATCAAGGACCCATCAAGGAGACTGGGGTCCACAATGGGTGCAACAGCAATCAAACACCATCCATTTTTTAATGGGGTCAATTGGGCACTACTGAGATGCAATACCCCACCCAACATACCCCGGCCGGTTGCTTGCCGGGACTTTGCCCAGGCCGAGAAACGCAAGGACAATTCAGTAGAATATTACTAG